Proteins encoded together in one Planctomyces sp. SH-PL14 window:
- a CDS encoding phytanoyl-CoA dioxygenase family protein: protein MSTDPGIPLDQFSPEEIAFFQENGYVIVRGLGDTVTRERMSEVTLEGLARLIEPVELEADLHYPGAPQSREAEGGRTVRRLKQALTRDYVFLQWVQHAAFAGRLRQLLGPEIVCPLAHHNCIMTKEPRFSSDTGWHQDIRYWSFTRPDLVNIWLALGREDQTNGCLQVIPGTHRMQFDRSRFDDAVFLNPDHEENKPLIERAVPVILDPGDVLFFHCLTFHAATRNFSDQAKYSVVFTFRAGDNPPLPGSRSAASSELILR, encoded by the coding sequence TTGTCCACCGACCCCGGCATTCCGCTCGATCAGTTCTCTCCCGAGGAAATCGCGTTCTTCCAGGAGAACGGCTACGTCATCGTCCGCGGCCTGGGTGACACGGTCACGCGGGAGCGGATGTCGGAGGTGACGCTCGAAGGGCTCGCGCGGCTCATCGAGCCGGTCGAACTCGAAGCAGACCTGCACTACCCTGGCGCGCCGCAGTCGCGCGAAGCGGAAGGGGGCCGCACGGTCCGCCGCCTCAAGCAGGCGCTGACCCGCGACTACGTCTTCCTGCAATGGGTTCAGCACGCCGCCTTCGCCGGGCGGCTCCGGCAGCTCTTGGGGCCGGAGATCGTCTGTCCGCTGGCGCATCACAACTGCATCATGACCAAGGAGCCGCGGTTCAGCAGTGACACCGGCTGGCATCAGGACATCCGCTACTGGTCGTTCACACGGCCGGACCTCGTCAACATCTGGCTGGCGCTGGGGCGGGAAGACCAGACGAACGGCTGCCTGCAGGTCATTCCCGGCACGCACCGCATGCAGTTCGACCGAAGCCGGTTCGACGATGCGGTCTTTCTGAACCCGGATCACGAGGAAAACAAGCCGCTGATCGAGCGGGCGGTGCCGGTGATCCTGGATCCGGGCGACGTGCTGTTCTTCCACTGCCTGACGTTCCACGCGGCGACGCGGAACTTTTCGGACCAGGCGAAGTATTCGGTCGTGTTCACGTTCCGGGCGGGGGACAATCCGCCGCTGCCGGGGAGCCGCTCCGCAGCCTCATCAGAGCTGATCCTGCGATAG
- a CDS encoding LLM class flavin-dependent oxidoreductase: protein MPRLSILDLAFVPDVLTPGDALRNTLDLAQHAERWGYHRFWLAEHHNMVGIASAATAVVIGYVAGGTRTIRVGSGGIMLPNHAPLVIAEQFGTLESLYPGRIDLGLGRAPGTDPLTIRALRRNVTAADSFPQDVLELQHYFEEPGPAQAVRAIPGAGLRVPLWILGSSLFGSQLAGVTGLPYAFASHFAPTHLMNALHIYRKEFQPSPQLDRPYCAAGVNVIVADTDAEARRLFTSPQQQFTRLIRGTPGKLLPPIDDINTFWAPHEEQQASAMLKYAFVGSPETVRRGLEAFVRDTGVDELIVAAAIYDHSARLRSYELLAELWKDVSAASPAVVSAT from the coding sequence ATGCCCCGCCTCTCGATCCTCGATCTCGCCTTCGTTCCCGACGTCCTCACCCCCGGGGACGCCCTGCGGAACACGCTCGATCTCGCCCAGCACGCGGAGCGCTGGGGCTATCACCGCTTCTGGCTCGCCGAGCATCACAACATGGTCGGCATCGCGAGCGCCGCGACCGCCGTCGTGATCGGCTACGTCGCGGGGGGCACCCGCACCATCCGCGTCGGCTCGGGGGGGATCATGCTCCCCAACCACGCTCCGCTCGTCATCGCGGAGCAGTTCGGGACTCTCGAATCGCTCTATCCGGGGCGGATCGATCTCGGCCTGGGCCGCGCCCCGGGGACCGATCCCCTGACAATCCGCGCTCTTCGCCGCAACGTGACCGCCGCCGACAGCTTCCCGCAGGACGTGCTCGAGCTCCAGCACTACTTCGAAGAGCCCGGTCCGGCCCAGGCGGTCCGGGCCATTCCAGGAGCGGGGCTGCGGGTGCCGCTCTGGATCCTCGGATCGAGCCTCTTCGGCTCCCAGCTCGCCGGAGTCACCGGCCTGCCGTACGCCTTTGCGTCCCACTTCGCCCCGACGCATCTCATGAACGCCCTCCACATCTACCGCAAGGAGTTTCAGCCCTCCCCACAGCTCGATCGCCCCTACTGCGCCGCGGGGGTGAACGTCATCGTGGCCGACACCGACGCGGAGGCGCGGCGGCTCTTCACGTCGCCCCAGCAGCAGTTCACGCGACTCATCCGCGGCACGCCGGGCAAGCTCCTCCCGCCGATCGACGACATCAACACGTTCTGGGCTCCGCACGAGGAGCAGCAGGCGTCGGCCATGCTCAAGTACGCGTTCGTCGGCTCGCCGGAGACGGTCCGCCGCGGTCTGGAGGCGTTCGTCCGGGACACGGGCGTTGACGAACTCATCGTCGCGGCCGCAATCTACGACCATTCCGCGCGGCTCCGCTCTTACGAGCTTCTCGCCGAGCTCTGGAAGGACGTCAGCGCGGCCTCGCCGGCGGTCGTGAGCGCGACATGA
- the sthA gene encoding Si-specific NAD(P)(+) transhydrogenase gives MADVTCDIVVIGTGPGGEGAAMQAAKHGKRVAVIERAKIGGNCTHTATIPSKALRHAISDMVQIRNNPLFRSRATSLEFTVRDLRRATNSVINQQMLMRTTFYERNDCHLFQGNARFLGPNEIEVVEDDGGRKTIEAAYFVIATGSRPYHPHFVDFNHPRIFDSDTILKIDEEIKTLTIYGAGVIGCEYASMFRNMGVRINLINTRDKLLDYLDEEIIDALSYQFREKGVVIRNLEEVDSVEGHSDGVVLACKSGKRFKTDALLWAAGRTGNSNDMGLEAIGVTPNSRGNIEVTETLQTAQPHIYAVGDVIGMPALASAAYMQGRFVSMHILGEKDLTMIRDIPTGIYTSPEISSLGKTERELTNAKVPYEIGYSHFKNLARAQISNQTAGMLKILFHCETLEILGIHCFGANASEIIHIGQAIMMQPPPNNTIRYFINTTFNYPTMAEAYRVAALNGLNRLF, from the coding sequence GTGGCGGACGTGACGTGCGACATCGTGGTGATCGGAACCGGCCCCGGCGGCGAAGGGGCCGCCATGCAGGCGGCCAAGCACGGGAAGCGCGTCGCCGTCATTGAACGGGCCAAGATCGGCGGCAACTGCACCCACACCGCCACGATCCCCAGCAAAGCCCTCCGCCATGCCATCAGCGACATGGTCCAGATCCGGAACAACCCCCTGTTCCGGTCCCGGGCCACATCGCTCGAGTTCACGGTCCGCGATCTCCGCCGGGCCACGAACTCGGTCATCAATCAGCAGATGCTGATGCGGACGACGTTCTACGAACGCAACGACTGCCACCTGTTCCAGGGGAACGCCCGGTTCCTGGGCCCCAACGAGATCGAAGTCGTCGAGGACGACGGCGGACGCAAGACGATCGAGGCGGCCTACTTCGTCATCGCCACCGGCTCGCGCCCCTATCACCCGCACTTCGTCGACTTCAACCACCCGCGGATCTTCGACAGCGACACCATTCTCAAGATCGACGAGGAGATCAAGACCCTCACGATCTACGGAGCCGGGGTCATCGGCTGCGAGTACGCCTCGATGTTCCGGAACATGGGGGTGCGGATCAACCTCATCAACACCCGCGACAAGCTGCTCGACTACCTCGACGAAGAGATCATTGATGCCCTGAGCTACCAGTTCCGGGAGAAGGGGGTCGTGATCCGGAACCTGGAGGAGGTCGACAGCGTCGAAGGACACTCGGACGGCGTGGTCCTGGCCTGCAAGTCCGGCAAGCGGTTCAAGACGGACGCCCTGCTGTGGGCCGCCGGACGGACGGGCAACTCGAACGACATGGGGCTGGAAGCGATCGGCGTCACCCCCAACTCACGCGGCAACATCGAAGTCACCGAGACGCTCCAGACCGCGCAGCCGCATATCTATGCCGTGGGGGACGTGATCGGGATGCCGGCCCTGGCCAGCGCCGCCTACATGCAGGGGCGGTTCGTCTCCATGCACATCCTGGGAGAGAAGGATCTGACGATGATCCGGGACATCCCGACCGGGATCTACACGAGTCCCGAGATCAGCTCGCTGGGGAAGACGGAGCGGGAGCTGACCAACGCCAAGGTCCCCTACGAGATCGGCTACTCGCACTTCAAGAACCTGGCTCGCGCGCAGATCAGCAACCAGACCGCGGGGATGCTCAAGATCCTGTTCCACTGCGAGACGCTGGAGATCCTCGGCATCCACTGCTTCGGGGCGAACGCCTCGGAGATCATCCACATCGGTCAGGCGATCATGATGCAGCCGCCGCCGAACAACACGATCCGCTACTTCATCAACACGACCTTCAACTACCCGACGATGGCGGAAGCCTACCGCGTCGCCGCCCTGAACGGTCTGAACCGCCTGTTCTGA
- a CDS encoding response regulator transcription factor translates to MTQNLHARIYVLDPLNTVFEDVAAGNYGLGATVLRIHLSDDVGWIEQMAAATACCLVLALPCPLQGGEEEELDDDEAFAPLRRLSSQFPTVAVGERGDAAFVEQALRLSVTDTVFLPARPGQIVQAVDTALQLDRQFLPARIRHAAVARQMQLLSARESEVMNLLVRGRSSKEIGAELEIGVQTVLKHRAHLLKKMGLRNDVELALTVQEFRTWPVHQRPGAGLMSLTRPEFAPVAWGNRTGSGFRPAAPSEGQSGGPSDRANASAQSFGKPGPEAAPASAPTFRLNFRTSGG, encoded by the coding sequence ATGACACAGAATCTGCACGCGCGGATCTACGTTCTCGACCCGCTGAACACGGTGTTCGAGGATGTGGCCGCGGGAAATTATGGATTGGGGGCGACCGTCCTCCGGATTCACCTCAGCGACGACGTCGGGTGGATCGAGCAAATGGCCGCAGCGACGGCGTGCTGCCTGGTGCTGGCGCTCCCGTGTCCATTGCAAGGCGGCGAAGAGGAAGAACTGGACGACGACGAAGCCTTTGCACCCCTGCGGCGACTCAGCAGCCAGTTCCCCACGGTAGCGGTCGGCGAACGGGGCGATGCAGCCTTCGTCGAACAGGCGCTGCGGCTGAGCGTCACCGACACCGTCTTTCTCCCGGCGCGGCCCGGCCAGATCGTCCAGGCGGTCGATACCGCCCTGCAGCTCGACCGCCAGTTCCTCCCCGCACGGATCCGGCACGCCGCCGTCGCCCGGCAGATGCAACTCCTCTCGGCGCGGGAGAGCGAGGTCATGAACCTGCTCGTCCGCGGCCGCAGCTCCAAAGAGATCGGCGCGGAACTCGAGATCGGCGTCCAGACGGTCCTGAAGCACCGCGCCCATCTGCTGAAGAAGATGGGGCTCCGGAACGACGTCGAGCTGGCGCTGACCGTCCAGGAGTTCCGCACCTGGCCGGTTCACCAGCGTCCCGGGGCGGGACTGATGTCGCTGACCCGTCCTGAGTTCGCTCCGGTGGCCTGGGGGAACCGAACCGGTTCCGGTTTCCGGCCGGCTGCTCCGTCCGAAGGGCAGTCCGGCGGTCCGTCGGATCGGGCGAACGCCTCGGCTCAGAGCTTCGGAAAACCGGGCCCGGAGGCCGCTCCCGCTTCCGCCCCGACGTTCCGATTGAACTTCCGAACGTCCGGCGGCTGA
- a CDS encoding Ldh family oxidoreductase: MPTFNRSQLFQIAQLVLNGAGVPVEESAIVAEELAEANIVGHDSHGVMRLVQYVQMMHEGFVKPGSPIDVVTDAPAFAILDGHFNFGQVIAAKALAMGMEKARQSGTATIMVRNCNHVGRLGSYTHKAAREGFVTLMAVNAPGPGGVAPFGGIDRRLGTNPISMGAPLGEEAIVLDMTTSATAEGKLRVSHQKGETIPEGLIIDGHGNPSANPGDYYSKPYGAILPLGGALMGHKGFGLAVMVDVLCGMLSGSGVCRDDLPRGANGVWLYVVDISRFIDRSEFDCLVSKYAESIKSARKLPGVNEILLPGEIEVRRGKERAASGVTIPDETWRQIQDTAQKLGVALDGI; encoded by the coding sequence ATGCCGACTTTCAACCGTTCCCAGCTTTTCCAGATTGCGCAGCTCGTCCTGAATGGGGCGGGGGTTCCTGTCGAGGAATCGGCGATCGTGGCGGAGGAACTGGCGGAAGCGAACATCGTCGGCCATGACAGCCACGGCGTCATGCGGCTGGTGCAGTACGTGCAGATGATGCACGAAGGCTTCGTGAAGCCGGGGAGCCCGATCGACGTCGTGACCGACGCTCCGGCGTTCGCCATCCTCGACGGGCACTTCAACTTCGGCCAGGTCATCGCCGCCAAGGCCCTGGCGATGGGGATGGAGAAGGCCCGTCAGTCGGGCACGGCGACGATCATGGTCCGGAACTGCAACCATGTCGGCCGGCTGGGCTCCTACACTCATAAAGCCGCACGCGAAGGTTTTGTCACCTTGATGGCGGTCAACGCTCCCGGGCCCGGGGGAGTCGCGCCGTTCGGCGGAATTGACCGCCGGTTGGGGACGAACCCGATCAGCATGGGGGCTCCGCTGGGCGAAGAGGCGATCGTCCTCGACATGACGACGAGTGCCACCGCCGAAGGGAAGCTGCGGGTCTCGCACCAGAAGGGGGAGACGATTCCCGAGGGGCTGATCATCGACGGGCACGGCAACCCGTCGGCCAATCCGGGGGATTACTACAGCAAGCCGTACGGCGCCATCCTGCCGCTGGGGGGGGCGTTGATGGGGCACAAGGGCTTTGGTCTGGCGGTGATGGTCGACGTGCTGTGCGGGATGCTGTCCGGGAGCGGTGTCTGCCGGGATGACCTGCCGCGGGGGGCCAATGGGGTGTGGCTGTACGTGGTCGATATCTCGCGGTTTATTGACCGCAGCGAGTTCGACTGTCTGGTCTCGAAGTACGCGGAGTCGATCAAGAGTGCCCGGAAGCTGCCGGGGGTGAATGAGATCCTGCTCCCCGGGGAGATCGAGGTCCGTCGCGGGAAGGAGCGGGCGGCCTCCGGCGTGACGATTCCGGACGAGACCTGGCGTCAGATCCAGGACACAGCTCAGAAGCTGGGCGTCGCATTGGACGGCATCTGA
- a CDS encoding PilZ domain-containing protein, which yields MNDCLNPPTQSAPASSNGNTTAGQGMNRRRQARSSIVTPGWLLLLPSAGGSPELRRISTRDVSEGGARIVSMESIPSEHPWFVRFSTNGFDTKFIECKVCRVDEEVVTTLARKELRRYYYGVQFLRLFDIEQLSDNDLRDQVRALLKSASEPAANRA from the coding sequence ATGAACGACTGTTTGAACCCTCCGACGCAATCCGCTCCGGCCAGTTCAAACGGGAACACCACCGCGGGCCAGGGAATGAACCGCCGACGGCAGGCACGCTCCAGCATCGTCACTCCGGGGTGGCTGCTGCTCCTCCCGAGCGCGGGAGGGTCTCCGGAACTGCGACGGATCTCGACCCGCGACGTCTCCGAAGGGGGAGCCCGCATCGTCTCGATGGAGTCGATTCCCAGCGAGCATCCGTGGTTCGTCCGGTTTTCGACGAACGGCTTCGATACCAAGTTCATCGAGTGCAAGGTGTGCCGCGTGGACGAGGAGGTCGTCACGACCCTCGCCCGCAAGGAGCTCCGCCGCTACTACTACGGCGTGCAGTTCCTCCGCCTGTTCGATATCGAGCAGCTCTCCGACAACGATCTTCGCGACCAGGTCCGCGCCCTCCTGAAGAGCGCGAGCGAACCGGCGGCGAACCGGGCCTGA
- a CDS encoding GspE/PulE family protein: MDIGALLLQRGLIQSHQLAGIRGNGRRVDQILVEQGVITEEAALKALADELGMRFVSLKNFEVDRNLLMQFPATAIFRHSVLPLERTGEWVTMATSDPFDLEALDELSSLGNCRIQPVMACRDEIVELIKQNLGVGGDTINQLVAQRAEEGVELLDALPEGEVDEAALAPSVIRLVNELLMEALEQRSSDVHLEPQEKGFVIRFRVDGLLRVQPVPPEINHFASAIVTRLKIMARLNIAEKRLPQDGRINLRVRGREIDVRMSIIPMLHGEGVVLRLLDKSRMVFDLKRVGMPPELDAKFKDIISLPHGIVLVTGPTGSGKTSTLYSALGTIKSPETKIITVEDPVEYHMDGISQIQVHAKIGLTFAAGLRSILRHDPDVVLIGEIRDGETATSAIQASLTGHLVFSTLHTNDAPSSFTRLVDMGVEPYLVASTVEGILAQRLVRVLCSHCKEEFTPDEESLPDDLPRPVKTLWRPKGCRNCRESGFAGRTGIFELLINDPVIRNLCVERASAATIRDHCLKHGMTTLRQSGYQKVLLGQTAIDEVVRTTRGDIG, from the coding sequence ATGGATATCGGCGCTCTTCTTCTGCAGCGGGGGCTTATCCAGTCGCACCAGCTCGCCGGAATCCGCGGAAACGGACGCCGGGTCGACCAGATCCTCGTGGAACAGGGGGTCATCACCGAGGAGGCGGCCCTCAAGGCGCTCGCCGATGAACTCGGGATGCGGTTCGTCTCGCTCAAGAACTTCGAGGTCGACCGCAACCTCCTGATGCAGTTCCCCGCCACGGCGATCTTCCGCCACAGCGTCCTGCCGCTCGAAAGGACGGGCGAGTGGGTCACGATGGCGACCTCCGACCCGTTCGACCTCGAAGCCCTCGACGAGCTGAGCTCGCTCGGCAACTGCCGGATCCAGCCGGTCATGGCCTGCCGGGACGAGATCGTCGAGCTGATCAAGCAGAACCTGGGGGTCGGCGGCGACACGATCAACCAGCTCGTCGCGCAGCGGGCCGAGGAAGGTGTCGAGCTCCTCGACGCCCTGCCGGAAGGGGAAGTCGACGAGGCGGCCCTCGCTCCCTCGGTCATCCGCCTCGTGAACGAGCTCCTGATGGAAGCTCTCGAGCAGCGGTCGAGCGACGTGCATCTCGAGCCGCAGGAAAAGGGCTTCGTCATCCGCTTCCGGGTCGACGGCCTGCTGCGGGTCCAGCCGGTCCCGCCGGAGATCAACCACTTCGCCTCGGCGATCGTGACCCGTCTCAAGATCATGGCCCGGCTGAACATCGCCGAGAAGCGGCTGCCGCAGGACGGCCGCATCAACCTCCGCGTCCGCGGCCGGGAGATCGACGTCCGTATGTCGATCATCCCGATGCTTCACGGCGAGGGGGTGGTCCTCCGTCTTCTCGACAAGTCGCGGATGGTGTTCGACCTGAAGCGGGTCGGGATGCCGCCGGAGCTCGACGCCAAGTTCAAGGACATCATCTCGCTGCCGCACGGGATCGTCCTGGTGACGGGCCCCACCGGGAGCGGAAAGACGTCGACGCTCTACAGCGCTCTCGGGACGATCAAGTCTCCCGAGACCAAGATCATCACGGTCGAGGACCCGGTCGAATACCACATGGACGGGATCAGCCAGATCCAGGTCCACGCCAAGATCGGCCTGACGTTCGCGGCCGGTCTCCGCAGCATTCTCCGTCACGACCCGGACGTCGTGCTGATCGGAGAAATCCGCGACGGCGAGACCGCCACCAGCGCCATTCAGGCGTCGCTGACGGGCCACCTGGTGTTCAGCACGCTGCACACGAACGACGCCCCCAGCTCCTTCACGCGTCTGGTCGATATGGGTGTCGAGCCGTACCTCGTTGCCAGCACGGTGGAAGGGATCCTGGCCCAGCGTCTGGTCCGCGTCCTCTGCAGCCATTGCAAGGAGGAGTTCACGCCCGACGAGGAATCGCTTCCCGACGATCTCCCCCGGCCGGTCAAGACGCTGTGGCGGCCGAAGGGGTGCCGCAACTGTCGCGAGTCGGGCTTTGCGGGCCGGACGGGGATTTTTGAGCTGTTGATCAACGACCCGGTGATCCGGAACCTGTGTGTGGAGCGGGCCAGTGCTGCGACGATTCGCGACCATTGCCTCAAGCATGGGATGACGACGCTCCGGCAGTCGGGTTACCAGAAGGTGCTGTTGGGACAGACCGCGATTGACGAAGTGGTTCGGACGACCCGCGGCGACATCGGTTGA
- a CDS encoding phosphatidylglycerophosphatase A, protein MHRLIPASLATFLASGFGIGFVPFAPGTFGSVLGVALAGLLLKSGLPLAWYAALAMAVFLFGIPCTRRAAEVQGVKDPGWIVLDEIAAVLFIYTVIPFTWTTAVLGFLLFRLFDVSKPYPLRWLERLPHGWGIMADDVAAGFYTGLLMAIARHYGWLSV, encoded by the coding sequence TTGCATCGACTCATCCCCGCCTCCCTCGCAACCTTCCTCGCCTCAGGCTTCGGCATCGGCTTCGTCCCGTTCGCCCCCGGAACCTTCGGCAGCGTCCTCGGCGTCGCCCTCGCCGGCCTGCTATTGAAGTCCGGACTCCCCCTCGCCTGGTACGCCGCCCTCGCCATGGCGGTCTTCCTCTTCGGCATCCCCTGCACCCGCCGCGCCGCCGAAGTCCAGGGCGTCAAAGACCCCGGCTGGATCGTCCTCGACGAAATCGCCGCCGTCCTCTTCATCTACACGGTCATCCCCTTCACCTGGACAACCGCAGTCCTCGGCTTCCTCCTCTTCCGCCTCTTCGACGTCTCCAAGCCCTACCCGCTCCGCTGGCTCGAACGACTCCCCCACGGCTGGGGCATCATGGCCGACGACGTCGCCGCCGGCTTCTACACCGGCCTCCTGATGGCCATCGCGCGCCACTACGGCTGGCTCAGCGTCTAA
- a CDS encoding SIS domain-containing protein, translating to MNSTDSRYTKFGLTRDMLAVPEIIRGFDPSRGGETAKEIAATGRLLLTGEGSSRIFPAKSAMAHARRQGWKLELHTDAGRQAQEYDLSGWSVFALSNSGRTAEVIGLFDKLQKGGHTSRYSLTAFADSKLESLATRGYVLTCGPEGAVAATKSVVEQALFYRGLLEQVAGKPALAGRREELAAAVQAALTVAIPADVTARIARAGHIYWAGRNEGVAEELTLKTNEITRKSADYLEGTYAVHGIEEVMNADDVLIWVEPYAESEQKFADVLQKNIGMSIIAISSRPTPFPTILIPDLGDLGPFVQMAAGWNLLVEVGLQLGIDLDKPTRARKVGNEFAG from the coding sequence ATGAATTCGACGGATTCCCGCTACACGAAGTTCGGCCTCACCCGCGACATGCTCGCCGTTCCGGAGATCATCCGGGGGTTCGATCCCTCCCGCGGCGGAGAGACGGCCAAGGAGATTGCGGCGACCGGACGCCTCCTGCTGACGGGGGAAGGGTCGAGCCGGATTTTTCCCGCCAAGAGCGCGATGGCCCACGCCCGCCGCCAAGGGTGGAAGCTGGAACTGCACACGGACGCCGGCCGGCAGGCGCAGGAATATGACCTGAGCGGGTGGTCGGTGTTTGCCCTTTCGAACTCCGGCCGCACCGCCGAGGTGATCGGGCTGTTCGACAAGCTCCAGAAGGGGGGGCACACGAGCCGCTACAGCCTCACCGCCTTTGCGGACTCGAAGCTGGAGTCGCTGGCGACGCGGGGTTACGTCCTGACCTGCGGGCCGGAAGGGGCGGTCGCGGCGACGAAGAGCGTGGTCGAACAGGCCCTCTTCTATCGGGGGCTGTTGGAGCAGGTCGCCGGGAAGCCGGCGCTGGCGGGGCGGCGGGAGGAACTGGCCGCGGCGGTTCAGGCCGCGTTGACCGTGGCGATTCCAGCCGACGTCACCGCGAGGATCGCCCGGGCGGGGCACATTTACTGGGCGGGGCGGAATGAGGGGGTGGCGGAGGAGCTGACGCTCAAGACGAATGAGATCACCCGCAAGTCGGCCGATTACCTGGAGGGGACGTACGCCGTCCACGGGATCGAAGAGGTGATGAACGCGGACGACGTGCTGATCTGGGTGGAGCCGTACGCCGAGTCGGAGCAGAAGTTTGCCGATGTCCTGCAGAAGAACATTGGGATGTCGATCATTGCGATTTCGTCGCGGCCGACGCCGTTCCCGACGATTTTGATTCCGGACCTGGGGGACCTGGGGCCGTTCGTGCAGATGGCGGCCGGGTGGAACCTGCTGGTGGAAGTGGGCCTGCAGCTGGGGATCGATCTCGACAAGCCGACGCGGGCGCGGAAGGTTGGGAACGAGTTTGCTGGGTAA